A portion of the Bacteroides faecium genome contains these proteins:
- the dut gene encoding dUTP diphosphatase, which yields MNIQVINKSKHPLPAYATELSAGMDIRANLSEPITLEPLQRCLVPTGLYIALPKGFEAQIRPRSGLAIKKGISVLNSPGTIDADYRGEICIILVNLSSETFVIEDGERIAQMVIAKHEQPTWQEVEVLDETERGAGGFGHTGV from the coding sequence ATGAATATTCAAGTTATCAATAAATCGAAGCATCCGCTTCCGGCTTACGCCACCGAATTATCTGCAGGAATGGATATCCGTGCTAATCTTTCCGAACCTATCACACTGGAACCACTACAACGCTGCCTGGTACCGACAGGATTATATATTGCTCTTCCGAAGGGATTTGAAGCACAAATTCGTCCCCGTAGCGGATTGGCCATCAAGAAAGGAATTTCCGTACTCAATTCACCGGGAACAATCGACGCGGATTATCGGGGAGAAATCTGTATTATCTTAGTCAATCTTTCATCTGAAACTTTTGTGATTGAAGATGGTGAACGTATTGCCCAAATGGTGATAGCAAAGCATGAGCAACCAACATGGCAGGAAGTGGAAGTTCTGGATGAAACAGAACGGGGAGCCGGTGGCTTCGGTCATACCGGAGTATGA
- a CDS encoding GNAT family N-acetyltransferase, with protein MEEIIKPISKELLKAELTEDRRLRMTNKSNNQIYIITHQNAPNVMKEIGRLREIAFRAAGGGTGMSMDIDEYDTMEHPYKQLIVWNPEAEEILGGYRYLLGTDVCFDEKGAPILATSHMFHFSDPFIKEYLPQTIELGRSFVTLEYQSTRAGSKGLFALDNLWDGLGALTVVMPNVKYFFGKVTMYPSYHRRGRDMILYFLKKHFYDKDTLVTPLDPLIPETSEEELRALFCKDTFKEDYKILNCEIRKLGYNIPPLVNAYMSLSPTMRMFGTAINYEFGDVEETGILIAVDEILEDKRIRHIQTFIESHPDALKMPCEDDEAFTPKVVTPQADCCR; from the coding sequence ATGGAAGAGATTATCAAACCGATAAGCAAGGAACTGCTGAAAGCCGAGTTGACGGAAGACAGGCGCTTACGAATGACGAATAAGAGTAATAATCAGATTTATATTATTACTCACCAGAATGCTCCCAACGTGATGAAAGAGATTGGTCGTTTGCGTGAAATTGCTTTCCGTGCTGCTGGTGGTGGAACGGGCATGTCGATGGATATAGACGAATACGACACAATGGAGCATCCATACAAACAACTGATTGTGTGGAATCCGGAAGCGGAAGAAATCTTGGGCGGTTATCGGTATTTGCTTGGAACGGATGTTTGTTTTGATGAAAAAGGGGCTCCGATTCTGGCTACTTCCCACATGTTTCATTTTTCAGACCCTTTTATCAAAGAGTATTTGCCACAGACGATTGAGCTGGGACGTTCGTTCGTTACGCTTGAATATCAGTCTACCCGTGCCGGAAGCAAAGGATTGTTTGCCTTGGATAATCTGTGGGACGGATTGGGCGCATTGACGGTCGTAATGCCGAACGTGAAATATTTCTTTGGAAAAGTGACCATGTATCCCAGTTACCATCGCCGCGGTCGTGATATGATTCTTTATTTCCTCAAAAAACACTTCTATGATAAGGATACGCTTGTCACCCCGTTGGACCCGTTGATACCGGAGACTTCAGAAGAGGAACTTCGTGCTTTATTCTGCAAAGATACCTTTAAGGAAGATTATAAAATATTGAATTGTGAGATTCGCAAATTGGGCTATAACATTCCGCCGTTGGTGAATGCTTATATGAGCCTGAGTCCTACCATGCGGATGTTCGGAACGGCTATCAACTATGAATTCGGTGATGTGGAAGAAACCGGAATCCTGATTGCTGTGGATGAAATCCTGGAAGATAAACGGATCCGGCACATCCAGACGTTTATAGAAAGCCATCCGGATGCGCTGAAAATGCCTTGTGAGGATGATGAAGCGTTTACTCCTAAAGTGGTTACACCGCAGGCAGACTGTTGCCGTTAA
- a CDS encoding DUF4292 domain-containing protein, translating to MKRFVYLLLVVVVLVGCKSSKHLATSETKAPVSSYLTSKLQLTIPNKKGGSMSVGGTMKMKTHERVQVSLLMPILRTEVARIEITPDEVLLVDRMNRRFVRATKEELKGMLPKNAEFSRLEKILMDASLPGGKTELTGKDVGIPSLEKAKVQLYEFSTKEFSMTPTELTAKYRQVPLEQLVKMLTALL from the coding sequence ATGAAAAGGTTTGTATATCTATTGTTGGTTGTAGTCGTATTGGTTGGTTGTAAGAGCTCAAAGCATTTGGCGACTTCAGAAACAAAGGCTCCCGTATCCAGTTATCTGACTTCCAAACTTCAACTGACCATTCCCAATAAAAAAGGGGGAAGCATGTCCGTAGGAGGAACAATGAAGATGAAAACCCATGAACGGGTACAAGTCTCTTTATTGATGCCTATCTTGCGCACGGAAGTGGCGCGTATTGAGATTACCCCTGACGAGGTGTTGCTGGTAGACCGGATGAACAGGAGATTTGTCCGTGCGACTAAAGAAGAATTGAAAGGTATGTTACCGAAGAACGCGGAGTTTTCCCGGTTGGAAAAAATATTGATGGATGCATCCCTGCCTGGTGGAAAAACAGAACTGACGGGAAAAGATGTAGGCATCCCTTCACTGGAAAAAGCAAAAGTGCAACTTTATGAGTTTTCCACGAAAGAATTCTCCATGACTCCTACGGAGCTTACTGCTAAATACAGGCAAGTTCCTTTGGAACAATTAGTAAAAATGCTGACGGCTTTGTTATGA
- a CDS encoding deoxyguanosinetriphosphate triphosphohydrolase, whose translation MMNWNQLISAKRFGMEEFHEERQENRSEFQRDYDRLIFSAPFRRLQNKTQVFPLPGSVFVHNRLTHSLEVASVGRSLGDDVAKAILERQPELEDSFLPEIGSIVSAACLAHDLGNPPFGHSGERAISTFFSEGKGLRLKEKQPNGDQISAMEWEDLTHFEGNANAFRLLTHRFEGRRNGGFVLTYTTLASIVKYPFSSSLAGTKSKFGFFVSEEDSFRKIATELGLTLLNEHPLKYARHPLVYLVEAADDICYQMMDIEDAHKLKILTTEETKELLMSYFDDKRQGHIRNTFQIVNDTNEQIAYLRSSVIGLLIRECTRIFLEHEQEILSGTFEGALIKHIAERPAEAYRHCAQVSLKKIYRSRDVLDIELAGFRVISTLLELMVDAVTSPEKAYSKLLIDRVSSQYNIQAPALYERIQAVLDYISGMTDVFALDLYRKINGNSLPAV comes from the coding sequence ATGATGAATTGGAATCAATTAATATCAGCTAAACGTTTCGGAATGGAAGAGTTCCACGAAGAACGCCAGGAAAATCGCTCGGAATTTCAACGGGATTATGACCGCCTTATCTTTTCCGCGCCTTTTCGCAGGTTACAGAACAAAACACAGGTATTTCCCCTGCCGGGTAGCGTCTTTGTACACAACCGGCTCACACATAGTCTCGAAGTGGCTAGCGTAGGCCGTTCTTTAGGCGACGATGTCGCCAAAGCTATCCTGGAACGTCAACCTGAACTTGAGGACTCTTTCCTGCCGGAGATTGGTTCAATCGTATCCGCCGCTTGTCTGGCGCACGATTTGGGGAACCCACCCTTCGGACATTCCGGAGAACGGGCTATATCCACCTTCTTCTCCGAAGGAAAAGGGCTGCGCCTGAAAGAAAAACAACCCAATGGAGATCAAATTTCTGCGATGGAATGGGAAGATTTGACACATTTCGAAGGAAATGCAAATGCATTCCGTCTCTTGACTCATCGGTTTGAGGGACGTCGGAACGGTGGATTTGTCCTGACATATACTACATTGGCTTCTATCGTAAAATATCCCTTTTCATCGAGCCTTGCCGGAACAAAGTCCAAATTCGGTTTCTTCGTCAGCGAAGAAGACAGTTTCCGGAAAATAGCAACAGAGTTGGGATTGACTTTACTGAACGAACATCCCTTAAAATATGCCCGTCACCCCTTAGTCTATCTGGTCGAAGCCGCAGATGATATTTGTTATCAGATGATGGACATTGAAGATGCCCATAAACTGAAGATTCTCACTACGGAAGAGACGAAAGAACTATTAATGTCTTATTTTGATGACAAGCGGCAGGGACATATCCGGAATACTTTTCAGATTGTCAATGATACAAACGAGCAAATCGCCTATCTGCGCTCTTCCGTAATCGGATTATTGATTCGTGAATGTACCCGCATATTCCTGGAACATGAACAAGAAATATTATCAGGCACTTTCGAAGGGGCACTTATCAAACACATCGCCGAACGTCCGGCAGAAGCATACCGACACTGTGCCCAGGTATCTTTAAAGAAGATTTACCGCTCACGGGACGTACTGGACATCGAACTGGCCGGCTTCCGTGTCATCAGCACGCTGCTCGAATTAATGGTGGATGCCGTAACCTCACCCGAAAAGGCTTACTCCAAGCTTCTGATTGACCGTGTATCCAGCCAGTATAATATACAAGCGCCTGCACTCTATGAAAGAATACAGGCGGTACTTGATTATATTTCGGGAATGACCGATGTCTTTGCCCTCGATTTATATCGCAAAATTAACGGCAACAGTCTGCCTGCGGTGTAA
- a CDS encoding murein hydrolase activator EnvC family protein codes for MMKRFFVILISCLWLAVPLSAQSNKLIRDLESKRGALQKQIAESESILKDTKKDVGSQLNSLAALTGQIEERKRYILAINNDVDAIERELNSLERQLRALEKDLKDKKKKYEASVQYLYKNKSIEEKLMFIFSAKNLGQTYRRMRYVREYATYQRLQGEEILKKQEQIRKKKAERQQVKAAKESLLKEREGEKVKLEEQEKEKRTLVANLQKKQKGLQSEINKKRREANQLNARIDKLIAEEIERARKRAQEEARREAAARKKAEGKEAQSTGTGTGAAAKTSSKPLETFTMSKADRELSGNFAANRGKLPMPISGAYIITSHYGQYAVEGLRNVKLDNKGIDIQGKPGAQARAIFDGKVAAVFQLNGLFNVLIRHGNYISVYCNLSSASVKSGDTVKTKQSIGQVFSDGTDNGRTVLHFQLRREKEKLNPEPWLNR; via the coding sequence ATGATGAAACGCTTCTTTGTTATTCTTATCAGTTGCCTGTGGTTGGCAGTTCCGCTCTCTGCTCAGTCGAATAAATTGATTCGTGACTTGGAAAGTAAGCGCGGTGCCCTGCAAAAGCAGATTGCCGAGTCGGAATCTATATTGAAGGATACAAAGAAAGACGTAGGCAGCCAATTAAATAGCCTGGCTGCATTGACCGGACAGATTGAAGAGCGGAAACGCTATATTCTGGCTATAAACAATGATGTGGATGCCATTGAACGTGAATTGAACTCCTTGGAACGCCAGTTGCGGGCACTGGAGAAGGATTTGAAAGACAAGAAGAAGAAATATGAAGCCTCTGTCCAATACCTGTATAAGAATAAATCAATAGAGGAAAAATTAATGTTCATCTTCTCGGCCAAGAATCTGGGGCAGACATACCGACGTATGCGCTATGTACGTGAATATGCCACTTACCAACGTTTGCAAGGAGAGGAAATCCTGAAGAAGCAGGAGCAGATACGCAAGAAAAAAGCAGAACGCCAGCAAGTGAAAGCTGCCAAGGAGAGTCTGCTGAAAGAGCGTGAAGGCGAAAAGGTGAAACTGGAAGAGCAGGAAAAAGAAAAACGTACCTTGGTCGCTAACCTGCAAAAGAAACAGAAAGGCTTGCAAAGTGAGATTAATAAGAAGCGAAGAGAGGCGAACCAACTGAACGCCCGTATCGACAAGCTCATTGCCGAAGAAATAGAACGCGCCCGCAAGCGCGCTCAGGAAGAAGCCCGTCGTGAAGCGGCTGCACGTAAGAAGGCGGAAGGGAAAGAAGCACAATCTACTGGAACGGGAACGGGGGCAGCAGCAAAAACGAGCTCGAAACCTCTGGAAACTTTTACGATGAGTAAGGCAGACCGGGAACTGTCCGGTAATTTTGCCGCCAACCGCGGAAAACTTCCCATGCCTATATCCGGCGCTTATATCATCACCAGCCATTACGGACAATATGCAGTAGAGGGTTTGCGCAATGTGAAGCTGGATAATAAGGGAATAGACATTCAGGGAAAACCGGGTGCGCAGGCACGTGCCATCTTCGATGGTAAAGTGGCGGCTGTATTCCAGCTAAACGGATTATTTAATGTGCTGATCCGTCACGGTAACTATATTTCCGTTTATTGCAATCTTTCTTCCGCTTCTGTAAAGTCCGGTGATACGGTCAAGACCAAACAGAGTATCGGACAAGTCTTTTCCGACGGAACGGACAATGGACGGACGGTATTGCATTTCCAGTTACGGCGGGAAAAAGAAAAACTGAATCCGGAGCCTTGGCTCAACCGATAA
- a CDS encoding glutaminase domain-containing protein, with protein MKQQLMTLLLGATTVLCSCDSQVTQREKNDLRAPAYPLVTIDPYTSAWAFTDNLYDGSVKHWTGKDFPLVGVAKVDGQTYRFMGTEELELRPLAKTSEQGNWTGKYTTRKPADGWQNPEFNDKAWKEGEAAFGTMENEHTAKTQWGEEFIWVRRIIDIPEDLSGKNVYLEYSHDDDVIIYINGIKVVDTGNACKKHVQVKLSEEAVASLKPGENMIAAYCHNRVGNGLLDFGLLVELDDYRYFHQTAEQTSVDVQPMQTYYSFICGPVDLKVTFTAPLFMDNLDLLSRPVNYISYEVVSNDGRKHQVELYFEASPQWALDTPHQKSVADSLTEDGLLFLCTGNRIQDILEKKGDDVRIDWGRFYLAAEKENSMYAIGDGKKLRKSFIENKLEAPSTEGYDKLALVRSLGETKKSEGHLLIGYDDIYSIQYFGENLRPYWNRQDNETIISQFRKAEKEYEAQMKNCAVFDRKMMDEATAAGGRKYAELCALAYRQAIAAHKLVEAPNGDLLFLSKENFSNGSIGTVDITYPSAPLFLLYNPELVKAMMNHIFYYSESGKWTKPFAAHDVGTYPLANGQTYGGDMPVEESGNMLLLTAAIAAVEGNADYARKHWETLTTWADYLVGYGLDPENQLCTDDFAGHFAHNANLSIKAILGIASYGYLAEQLGKKDIADKYTRKAKEMAAEWMKMAHDGDHYRLTFDKPGTWSQKYNLVWDKLIKLQIFPESVAETEIAYYLTKQDKYGLPLDNRETYTKTDWIMWTATLANDKSTFGKFIDPVYLFMNETTDRVPMSDWVFTDTPTQKGFQARSVVGGYFIKMLENKLTK; from the coding sequence ATGAAGCAACAACTAATGACGCTGTTGCTGGGTGCGACAACTGTACTTTGCAGTTGTGACTCCCAGGTGACACAGCGCGAAAAGAATGATTTGCGGGCTCCGGCTTATCCGCTAGTGACAATTGACCCTTATACCAGTGCCTGGGCTTTTACAGATAATCTGTATGATGGTTCCGTAAAACACTGGACCGGCAAAGACTTTCCTTTGGTTGGCGTAGCCAAAGTCGACGGTCAGACTTACCGTTTCATGGGAACGGAAGAACTGGAACTTCGGCCTTTGGCGAAAACCTCGGAGCAAGGTAACTGGACAGGCAAATATACTACCCGGAAACCTGCTGACGGATGGCAGAATCCCGAATTCAACGACAAAGCATGGAAAGAAGGCGAAGCCGCTTTCGGTACTATGGAGAATGAACATACCGCCAAAACCCAATGGGGAGAAGAATTTATCTGGGTGCGCAGGATCATTGATATTCCTGAAGACTTATCAGGTAAAAATGTATATCTGGAGTATTCTCACGATGATGATGTGATTATCTATATCAACGGTATTAAAGTAGTTGATACGGGAAATGCCTGTAAGAAGCATGTACAGGTAAAACTGTCGGAAGAAGCGGTCGCATCCTTAAAACCGGGAGAGAATATGATTGCCGCTTACTGCCACAACCGCGTAGGGAACGGTTTGCTGGATTTCGGCTTGCTGGTAGAACTGGATGATTACCGCTATTTCCATCAGACGGCGGAACAAACTTCTGTTGATGTACAACCCATGCAGACGTATTATTCATTTATTTGTGGCCCGGTAGACTTGAAAGTGACCTTTACCGCGCCTTTGTTTATGGACAATCTGGATCTGTTGTCGCGTCCGGTCAATTATATCTCTTACGAGGTCGTCTCAAATGATGGGCGAAAACATCAAGTTGAACTGTATTTCGAAGCTTCTCCACAGTGGGCGCTTGATACTCCTCATCAGAAGTCGGTTGCCGATAGCCTTACTGAGGATGGCTTATTGTTCTTATGTACTGGAAACCGTATTCAGGACATTTTGGAGAAGAAAGGTGATGATGTACGTATCGACTGGGGACGTTTCTACCTGGCTGCTGAAAAAGAAAACAGTATGTATGCCATTGGTGATGGCAAGAAGTTGCGTAAAAGCTTTATTGAAAATAAGTTGGAAGCCCCGTCTACGGAAGGGTATGATAAGCTGGCTCTGGTACGTTCACTGGGTGAAACGAAAAAGAGCGAGGGGCATCTGCTGATAGGATATGATGACATTTATTCTATCCAATATTTTGGTGAGAACCTGCGCCCTTACTGGAACCGTCAGGATAACGAGACAATTATTTCCCAATTCCGGAAAGCGGAGAAAGAATATGAGGCACAAATGAAAAATTGTGCTGTTTTCGACCGGAAAATGATGGATGAGGCTACCGCTGCCGGCGGACGTAAATATGCCGAACTTTGTGCATTGGCTTACCGCCAGGCTATTGCAGCCCACAAACTGGTGGAAGCGCCGAATGGTGACCTGCTTTTCCTTTCCAAAGAAAATTTCAGTAATGGCTCCATCGGAACAGTGGATATCACATATCCTTCCGCACCTCTCTTTCTGCTTTATAACCCGGAGCTGGTAAAAGCTATGATGAATCATATCTTCTATTACAGTGAAAGCGGCAAATGGACGAAACCTTTTGCAGCCCATGACGTGGGTACATATCCATTGGCCAACGGGCAGACTTATGGCGGTGATATGCCTGTGGAAGAGTCCGGTAATATGTTGCTTCTGACGGCAGCTATTGCGGCAGTTGAAGGAAATGCCGACTATGCACGGAAGCATTGGGAAACTCTGACGACATGGGCGGACTACCTGGTAGGGTACGGCCTGGATCCCGAAAATCAGCTTTGTACCGATGACTTTGCCGGACACTTTGCCCACAATGCCAATCTTTCTATCAAAGCTATCCTAGGGATTGCTTCTTACGGTTACCTGGCGGAGCAACTGGGCAAGAAGGATATTGCGGACAAATATACCCGGAAAGCGAAGGAAATGGCTGCCGAATGGATGAAAATGGCTCATGACGGTGACCATTATCGTCTGACATTTGACAAGCCGGGAACCTGGAGCCAGAAATATAATTTGGTATGGGATAAATTAATAAAACTGCAAATCTTCCCGGAAAGTGTGGCTGAAACGGAAATTGCCTACTATCTGACCAAGCAAGACAAATACGGTCTTCCACTGGATAACCGTGAAACATATACCAAAACAGACTGGATTATGTGGACAGCTACATTGGCCAATGATAAATCCACTTTTGGGAAATTCATTGACCCCGTATATCTGTTTATGAACGAAACGACAGACCGTGTGCCGATGTCCGACTGGGTATTTACGGATACCCCGACACAGAAAGGCTTCCAGGCACGCTCCGTAGTAGGCGGATATTTTATCAAGATGCTCGAAAATAAACTAACTAAATAA
- a CDS encoding tetratricopeptide repeat protein, with product MKIKIGWLLVAVWILASCGTTRTGRTAKSATGEGVSFLPQIQVTAEQQRKYDYFFLEAMRMKEKKEYDAAFGLLQHCLDINPSASSALYEVSQYYMFLRQVPQGQAALEKAVAYAPDNFWYSQGLVNLYQQQNELDKAVVLLEKMVTRFPAKQDPLFSLLDIYGRQEKYNEVISTLNRLEKRLGKNEQLSMEKFRIYFQMKDDKKAFQEIESLVQEYPMDMRYQVILGDVYLQNGKKEEAYEAYQKVLAVEPDNPMALFSMASYYEQTGQKELYQQQLDTLLLNKKVTPDTKINVMRQIIVENEQSAAKDSTQVIALFDRMMKQDQDDPQVPMLYAQYLLSKNMEQEAVPVLEQVVDLDPTNKVARLMLVDAAVKKEDYKQIIKVCEPGIEATPDALPLYYYLAIAYHQAEQTDSVLSVCGRALEHITPDTRKEVISDFYSIMGDIYHTKKQMSEAYAAYDSALVYNPSNIGALNNYAYYLSVERRDLDKAEEMSYKTVKAEPNNSTYLDTYAWILFEKGNYAEARIYIDNAMKSDGEKSDVIVEHCGDIYFMTGDVEGALKYWKQALEMGSESKTLKQKIEKKKYIAE from the coding sequence ATGAAGATAAAAATAGGATGGCTGCTGGTCGCAGTTTGGATACTGGCCTCATGTGGAACGACACGTACAGGACGTACGGCGAAATCCGCGACAGGTGAGGGAGTTTCTTTCCTTCCACAGATACAGGTGACTGCCGAACAACAGCGTAAGTATGACTACTTCTTTCTGGAAGCCATGCGGATGAAGGAAAAGAAAGAATATGATGCAGCTTTTGGCTTGTTGCAGCATTGTCTGGATATTAACCCGAGTGCTTCATCTGCGCTTTACGAGGTTTCCCAGTATTATATGTTTCTCCGCCAGGTACCGCAAGGTCAGGCAGCTTTGGAGAAAGCGGTAGCTTATGCTCCCGACAATTTCTGGTATAGTCAGGGATTGGTTAATTTATATCAGCAGCAGAATGAACTGGATAAAGCGGTCGTTTTGCTTGAGAAGATGGTCACTCGCTTCCCGGCAAAACAAGACCCATTGTTCAGCCTGCTTGATATTTACGGCCGTCAGGAGAAGTATAATGAGGTAATTTCGACACTGAACCGTTTGGAGAAGCGTTTGGGCAAGAACGAACAGTTGTCTATGGAGAAATTCCGTATTTATTTCCAGATGAAGGATGATAAGAAAGCATTTCAGGAAATCGAGAGCTTGGTACAGGAATATCCGATGGATATGCGGTATCAGGTGATTTTGGGGGATGTTTATCTTCAGAATGGCAAGAAAGAGGAAGCCTACGAAGCATATCAGAAAGTGTTGGCGGTAGAGCCGGACAATCCGATGGCTCTTTTCTCGATGGCGTCTTATTATGAACAGACCGGGCAAAAAGAGTTGTATCAACAGCAACTGGATACACTGTTGCTGAATAAGAAGGTGACTCCTGATACGAAAATCAATGTCATGCGTCAGATAATTGTGGAAAACGAACAGTCGGCGGCTAAAGACAGTACCCAAGTGATTGCTTTGTTTGACCGGATGATGAAGCAGGACCAGGATGACCCGCAAGTTCCGATGCTTTATGCGCAGTATCTGCTGTCGAAGAATATGGAGCAGGAAGCTGTCCCGGTCTTAGAACAAGTGGTCGATTTAGACCCGACTAACAAGGTTGCCCGCTTGATGCTGGTCGATGCTGCCGTGAAAAAAGAGGATTACAAACAAATTATAAAAGTCTGTGAGCCGGGAATCGAAGCCACTCCAGATGCTTTGCCCCTTTATTATTACCTGGCTATTGCCTATCATCAGGCGGAACAAACGGATAGTGTATTAAGTGTTTGCGGCAGGGCGCTGGAACATATTACACCCGATACGCGGAAAGAAGTTATTTCGGATTTCTATTCGATAATGGGTGACATTTATCATACTAAGAAACAGATGTCGGAAGCTTATGCCGCCTATGATTCGGCTTTGGTGTACAATCCTTCCAATATCGGCGCATTGAATAATTATGCTTATTACCTGTCAGTAGAACGACGTGATTTGGATAAGGCGGAAGAAATGAGTTATAAGACCGTAAAGGCTGAACCTAATAATTCGACTTATCTCGATACTTATGCCTGGATTCTCTTTGAAAAAGGAAATTATGCCGAGGCGCGTATTTATATTGATAATGCGATGAAGAGTGACGGAGAGAAAAGTGATGTGATTGTGGAGCATTGCGGGGATATTTATTTCATGACCGGTGATGTCGAAGGTGCGCTGAAATACTGGAAACAGGCGTTGGAAATGGGTAGTGAGTCGAAAACATTGAAACAGAAAATAGAAAAGAAGAAATATATTGCAGAATGA